The following proteins come from a genomic window of Synechococcus sp. BIOS-E4-1:
- a CDS encoding alpha/beta fold hydrolase: MERALKDMKNTLQKLIIPSSYLWTALASAQVNFTEIDNSLLHSQYHPNPNSIFKGTIVFQNGTGSSLEAWSANETFFECIKQLGNLFMYDRSGLGQSSPDFSVSSANPITAKHVNSKLVQLLDRNRIKSPYILVSHSYGGLYAGYFARKYPDSIAGMLMVDPVPSNFLYSDRIQKQFDIALTTIGDIPSREAYKLYNVSNQRKNNGITADGFYQQKGFQASKRQVAELPPMSSTFPIIIMSSTEMNSSTPIKGNWNSLQKQWLNQNPNSKALRAQGGHFIQIERPKLVCEQLNHLVKIAAQKSKPTR; the protein is encoded by the coding sequence ATGGAGCGAGCCCTGAAAGACATGAAAAACACACTCCAAAAACTAATCATTCCATCTTCTTATCTCTGGACTGCGCTGGCCTCGGCTCAGGTCAATTTCACAGAAATTGACAACAGTCTTTTGCACTCTCAATATCATCCAAACCCCAATTCAATCTTCAAAGGCACTATTGTTTTTCAAAACGGAACAGGATCGTCATTAGAAGCATGGTCTGCAAACGAAACGTTCTTTGAGTGCATCAAACAGCTTGGCAATCTGTTCATGTACGACCGAAGCGGCCTAGGCCAAAGCTCACCAGACTTCAGCGTCTCTTCAGCAAATCCGATCACAGCGAAACACGTCAATTCCAAACTCGTCCAACTCCTAGACAGGAATCGCATTAAATCACCATATATTCTCGTTTCACACTCATACGGTGGACTCTATGCAGGATATTTTGCACGCAAATATCCTGACTCAATCGCCGGCATGCTGATGGTTGATCCAGTACCGAGCAATTTCCTGTATTCAGACCGGATTCAAAAACAATTTGACATCGCCCTCACAACAATTGGAGACATTCCCAGCAGGGAAGCCTACAAGCTATACAACGTTTCAAATCAACGCAAAAACAATGGAATCACAGCCGATGGTTTTTATCAACAGAAAGGATTTCAGGCAAGCAAAAGGCAAGTGGCAGAGCTGCCTCCGATGAGCAGCACATTCCCAATCATTATCATGTCATCTACTGAAATGAATTCCAGCACTCCAATCAAAGGAAATTGGAACAGCCTGCAAAAGCAATGGTTAAACCAGAATCCAAACAGCAAGGCTCTCAGAGCTCAGGGTGGACACTTCATACAGATCGAACGTCCCAAGCTCGTTTGCGAACAACTCAATCATCTCGTGAAAATAGCAGCACAGAAATCAAAGCCAACTCGATAG
- a CDS encoding aminotransferase class V-fold PLP-dependent enzyme translates to MDTNKLRSLCPALANKTYFNYGGQGPLPTPSLEAITTSWKQIQELGPFTTDIWPYISSEVSKTRGRLARLCNVPAHRLALSENVTTGCVLPLWGLPLEDGDHILISDCEHPGVVAACHELARRRQLQVKTLPVKQLRLGHDQQARTDRDVLAALEQQLTSRTRLVVLSHLLWNTGQQMPITTVAAQLQQHPAQPYLLVDAAQSVGQIPVAEAAEAADIYAFTGHKWTCGPEGLGGVALSERMLTEAHPTMIGWRSLQDETRAVADDPDPFHHDSRRFEVATSCVPLMAGLRCSLELLEQAGSDGDRLECIRTLSNQLWSQLQSIPGISPLLEGPPPAGLVSFQMHAEATAVPPADVVKALGAEQIWIRDLADPICLRACTHICTSENDMAQLIDRIRTLSAMGR, encoded by the coding sequence ATGGACACCAACAAGCTGCGATCACTCTGCCCCGCGCTGGCTAACAAGACCTACTTCAACTACGGCGGGCAGGGGCCGCTGCCAACACCCTCGCTGGAGGCCATCACCACCAGCTGGAAACAGATCCAGGAACTCGGCCCCTTCACGACCGACATCTGGCCCTACATCAGCTCCGAAGTGAGCAAAACTCGCGGCCGTCTGGCCCGGTTGTGCAATGTGCCAGCCCATCGGCTCGCCCTGAGTGAGAACGTCACCACTGGGTGTGTGCTGCCGCTCTGGGGCCTTCCCCTTGAGGATGGCGACCACATTCTGATCAGCGACTGTGAACACCCCGGCGTCGTCGCGGCCTGCCACGAACTGGCTCGTCGCCGCCAGCTTCAGGTCAAGACACTGCCGGTGAAGCAACTCAGACTCGGACACGATCAACAGGCCCGCACCGATCGCGACGTGCTGGCGGCCCTCGAACAGCAGCTCACCAGCCGAACCCGGCTGGTGGTGTTGTCGCATCTGCTCTGGAACACCGGTCAGCAGATGCCGATTACGACAGTGGCCGCACAGCTGCAACAGCACCCGGCACAGCCTTACCTACTCGTTGATGCTGCACAGAGCGTCGGCCAGATCCCCGTTGCAGAGGCGGCAGAAGCGGCCGATATCTATGCCTTTACCGGGCACAAATGGACCTGTGGTCCGGAAGGGCTGGGTGGGGTGGCGCTCTCAGAGCGCATGCTTACGGAAGCCCATCCCACCATGATCGGCTGGCGCAGTCTTCAGGATGAAACGCGGGCTGTAGCTGATGATCCAGACCCCTTCCATCACGACAGCCGTCGCTTTGAGGTGGCCACCAGCTGCGTGCCATTGATGGCTGGTCTGCGCTGCTCTCTTGAGCTGCTGGAGCAGGCAGGCTCGGATGGCGATCGACTCGAGTGCATCCGCACTCTGAGCAACCAGCTGTGGAGTCAGCTGCAGTCGATCCCCGGGATCTCACCACTGCTTGAAGGCCCACCGCCTGCTGGTCTCGTGAGTTTTCAGATGCACGCTGAGGCAACGGCAGTCCCACCAGCCGATGTGGTGAAAGCACTGGGTGCAGAACAGATCTGGATCCGTGATTTGGCAGATCCGATCTGCCTGCGTGCCTGCACCCATATCTGCACCAGCGAGAACGACATGGCGCAACTCATCGATCGGATTCGGACGTTGTCAGCGATGGGCAGATAG